The Zootoca vivipara chromosome 4, rZooViv1.1, whole genome shotgun sequence genome has a segment encoding these proteins:
- the GPR180 gene encoding integral membrane protein GPR180 isoform X1 — protein MGLPWLTWAALSCGAWLSAAQAKTVRGGFSSAAAGAGQAAAQFQFHGDCALLYVRINNVATAVGKEAKLHLFQAQEWLKLQESYQDYSCKERLSKAQLIMHLNLTEQNLTVSQIPYPDTWYVFYVDKFTCAVNYEDSESEEVQFEMVLLNPDAEGNPLDHFSAGESGLHEFFFLLVLAYFIAACIYAQTLWQTIKKAGPMHTVLKVLSTVLLLQAASAFANYLHFSSYSKNGVGAPFMGSLAELCDIISQVQMLYLLLSLCMGWTIGRMKKSQSKPLQWDSTPTSTAIAIAVVVTQSILLIWEQFEDTNHHSYHSHQSLAGGLLIGLRICLALSLGCGLYQIIRIERSTLKREFYITFTKGCLLWFLCHPSLVSISLMLRDYQREKVITVGVILCQLFSMVLLYRLFVSHSLYWEVSSLSSVTLPLTVASGHKSRHHF, from the exons atggggcttccgtggctcaCCTGGGCCGCCCTGAGCTGCGGCGCGTGGCTCTCGGCGGCGCAGGCCAAGACGGTCCGGGGCGGCTTCTCCAGCGCGGCCGCCGGAGCTGGCCAGGCGGCGGCGCAGTTCCAGTTCCACG GTGATTGTGCTCTTCTGTATGTCAGAATCAACAATGTAGCAACAGCAGTTGGAAAAGAAGCCAAGCTTCACCTCTTTCAAGCTCAAGAATGGCTAAAGCTGCAAGAAAGCTACCAGGATTACAGCTGTAAAGAGAGATTGTCCAAAGCTCAGCTGATAA TGCATCTGAACCTCACAGAACAAAATTTGACTGTGTCCCAGATTCCGTACCCTGACACATGGTATGTGTTTTATGTCGACAAGTTTACCTGTGCGGTGAATTATGAGGACTCTGAATCCGAGGAAGTTCAATTTGAAATGGTCTTACTAAATCCAGATGCGGAAGGGAATCCTTTAGATCACTTTAGCGCAGGGGAATCAG GCCTCCATGAGTTCTTCTTCCTGCTTGTTCTGGCATACTTCATCGCTGCTTGCATATATGCTCAGACATTGTGGCAGACGATTAAAAAAGCAGGGCCTATGCACACTGTGTTGAAAGTTCTGTCGACTGTTCTGCTCTTGCAAGCCGCTTCCGCTTTTGCTAACTACCTACATTTTTCAAG TTACTCTAAAAATGGAGTAGGAGCACCTTTTATGGGAAGCCTTGCAGAGT TGTGTGACATAATCTCTCAGGTGCAGATGCTCTATCTACTGCTCAGTTTGTGCATGGGATGGACAATCGGGAGAATGAAGAAATCTCAGAGTAAACCTCTCCAGTGGGATTCCACTCCAACATCCACAGCCATTGCAATAGCTGTCGTGGTAACACAG AGCATTTTGCTAATTTGGGAGCAGTTTGAGGATACAAATCACCACAGCTACCACTCTCACCAAAGTTTAGCAGGCGGGCTTCTCATTGGCTTGAGAATTTGCCTAGCTCTGTCACTTGGCTGCGGACTTTACCAGATCATCCGAATTGAGAGAAGTACACTGAAAAGAGAATTCTATATCACTTTCACAAAA GGCTGTCTTCTGTGGTTTTTGTGTCACCCAAGTCTTGTTTCCATATCTCTAATGTTAAGAGATTATCAGCGAGAGAAG GTCATTACCGTAGGTGTCATCCTCTGCCAGTTGTTCTCCATGGTCCTCCTGTACCGACTCTTTGTTTCTCATAGTCTATATTGGGAGGTGTCCTCCCTCTCTTCGGTAACACTGCCACTTACTGTAGCATCTGGACATAAAAGTCGGCATCACTTCTGA
- the GPR180 gene encoding integral membrane protein GPR180 isoform X2 has product MGLPWLTWAALSCGAWLSAAQAKTVRGGFSSAAAGAGQAAAQFQFHGDCALLYVRINNVATAVGKEAKLHLFQAQEWLKLQESYQDYSCKERLSKAQLIMHLNLTEQNLTVSQIPYPDTWYVFYVDKFTCAVNYEDSESEEVQFEMVLLNPDAEGNPLDHFSAGESVCDIISQVQMLYLLLSLCMGWTIGRMKKSQSKPLQWDSTPTSTAIAIAVVVTQSILLIWEQFEDTNHHSYHSHQSLAGGLLIGLRICLALSLGCGLYQIIRIERSTLKREFYITFTKGCLLWFLCHPSLVSISLMLRDYQREKVITVGVILCQLFSMVLLYRLFVSHSLYWEVSSLSSVTLPLTVASGHKSRHHF; this is encoded by the exons atggggcttccgtggctcaCCTGGGCCGCCCTGAGCTGCGGCGCGTGGCTCTCGGCGGCGCAGGCCAAGACGGTCCGGGGCGGCTTCTCCAGCGCGGCCGCCGGAGCTGGCCAGGCGGCGGCGCAGTTCCAGTTCCACG GTGATTGTGCTCTTCTGTATGTCAGAATCAACAATGTAGCAACAGCAGTTGGAAAAGAAGCCAAGCTTCACCTCTTTCAAGCTCAAGAATGGCTAAAGCTGCAAGAAAGCTACCAGGATTACAGCTGTAAAGAGAGATTGTCCAAAGCTCAGCTGATAA TGCATCTGAACCTCACAGAACAAAATTTGACTGTGTCCCAGATTCCGTACCCTGACACATGGTATGTGTTTTATGTCGACAAGTTTACCTGTGCGGTGAATTATGAGGACTCTGAATCCGAGGAAGTTCAATTTGAAATGGTCTTACTAAATCCAGATGCGGAAGGGAATCCTTTAGATCACTTTAGCGCAGGGGAATCAG TGTGTGACATAATCTCTCAGGTGCAGATGCTCTATCTACTGCTCAGTTTGTGCATGGGATGGACAATCGGGAGAATGAAGAAATCTCAGAGTAAACCTCTCCAGTGGGATTCCACTCCAACATCCACAGCCATTGCAATAGCTGTCGTGGTAACACAG AGCATTTTGCTAATTTGGGAGCAGTTTGAGGATACAAATCACCACAGCTACCACTCTCACCAAAGTTTAGCAGGCGGGCTTCTCATTGGCTTGAGAATTTGCCTAGCTCTGTCACTTGGCTGCGGACTTTACCAGATCATCCGAATTGAGAGAAGTACACTGAAAAGAGAATTCTATATCACTTTCACAAAA GGCTGTCTTCTGTGGTTTTTGTGTCACCCAAGTCTTGTTTCCATATCTCTAATGTTAAGAGATTATCAGCGAGAGAAG GTCATTACCGTAGGTGTCATCCTCTGCCAGTTGTTCTCCATGGTCCTCCTGTACCGACTCTTTGTTTCTCATAGTCTATATTGGGAGGTGTCCTCCCTCTCTTCGGTAACACTGCCACTTACTGTAGCATCTGGACATAAAAGTCGGCATCACTTCTGA